The Plasmodium brasilianum strain Bolivian I chromosome 14, whole genome shotgun sequence genome contains a region encoding:
- a CDS encoding AAR2 protein has product MTEYIHVEKPTNGNRDSTVSSFVYNDRCSLVLLMDDETTKEGRKEEDKSKNKNSVNNCEGMLDNGSLKSNENFIINGLIKMFDKEKTSSDKLNMVNRELNKNDDESNVENAQLEDYEKKDKDKKNEQVPFKSNIKLQVGLDYSNFELDTPYKIIKFINKGCHFLYWSSDVLFNENSKISKEFIMNEMKKNNCEEIRNSRFLYFDIEKKLLVLKYDKKNNNFTYVGEDDFMYKYFFHLHEKDFLDETIIKEKKSSILIYPYTYTKIWKSLTSYINEEVIDKIEPVNKTFCSSFLKEVKEKNDLFRDEEMNLYNQPYMFYSVIPKYTSGGNYRKKLNILRNHKKEDSVKEEETRDIAKDVAEKELEELDEEPVEELSEEQTESGLPNDYCANKSYFECIHIDNKHKKYVPTDLTMKNLEKYWILKEIIQQEYTYIYYDNEKQEGFRKFENKLFYILGEFQFAFILFHLGFNYQSFLQWKKLFELVSNSQHLISNFADFFEEVLKVIFIHLNYLSDDFFDNAENSFILFGIYNIYEIISNLEDVNVNIVKLVDSIDTIIYAKLGLHLPDLSFVYEEFQPTYVDDD; this is encoded by the exons ATGACTGAATATATCCATGTTGAAAAGCCCACTAATGGAAACAGAGATAGTACAGTTAGTTCCTTTGTTTATAATGATAGGTGTTCCCTTGTTTTACTAATGGATGATGAGACGACAAAGGAAGGAAGAAAAGAAGAggataaaagtaaaaacaaaaattctGTTAACAACTGTGAAGGAATGTTGGATAACGGTAGTTTAAAATCAAATGAAAACTTTATAATTAATGGATTAATAAAGATGTTtgataaggaaaaaacaagTAGTGATAAGTTAAATATGGTAAATCGTGagttaaacaaaaatgatgATGAATCAAACGTGGAAAATGCACAGTTAGAAGATTATGAAAAGAAAGacaaggataaaaaaaatgaacaagttCCTTTTAAGAGTAACATAAAATTACAAGTAGGTCTGGACTATTCTAATTTTGAATTGGATACAccttataaaattattaagttCATTAATAAAGGTTGTCATTTTCTTTATTGGAGTAGTGATGTATTATTTAACGAAAATAGTAAAATCTcaaaagaatttataatgaatgagatgaaaaaaaataactgtgaagaaataagaaatagcagattcctttattttgatatagaaaagaaattattagttttaaaatatgacaaGAAGAACAACAATTTCACATATGTAGGGGAAGAtgattttatgtataaatatttttttcatctgcATGAAAAAGATTTCTTAGATGAGactattataaaagaaaagaaaagctctattttaatttacccatacacatatacgaAAATTTGGAAAAGCTTAACTAGCTATATTAATGAGGAAGTAATTGATAAAATTGAGCCAgttaataaaacattttgttcatcctttttaaaagaggtaaaagagaaaaacgATTTATTTAGGGATGAAGAAATGAACTTGTATAACCAACCCTATATGTTTTATTCCGTTATTCCGAAGTACACGTCTGGTGGGAATTATCGGAAGAAGCTTAACATACTTAGGAaccataaaaaagaagacagTGTGAAAGAAGAAGAAACGAGGGATATCGCGAAGGATGTAGCAGAAAAAGAATTAGAGGAACTAGATGAGGAACCAGTAGAGGAATTATCGGAGGAACAAACAGAGAGCGGTTTGCCAAATGATTATTGCGCCAATAAAAGCTACTTCGAGTGCATCCACATtgataataaacataaaaagtaTGTTCCTACAGATTTAACtatgaaaaatttagaaaaatattggATACTGAAAGAAATAATTCAACAGGAATATACGTACATTTATTATGACAATGAAAAGCAGGAGGGGTTTCGCAAGTTTGAAAATaagcttttttatattttaggTGAGTTTCaatttgcttttattttatttcatttaggTTTCAATTATCAATCCTTTCTTCAGTGGAAGAAGCTCTTTGAACTTGTTTCAAACTCCCAGCATTTGATAAGTAACTTTGCAG ATTTCTTTGAAGAAGttttaaaagttatattCATCCATTTAAATTACTTAAGTGATGATTTTTTTGACAATGCAGAAAATAGTTTCATTCTGTTTggaatttataatatttatgaaataatcAGTAATTTAGAGGAtgttaatgtaaatatagtaaaattgGTAGATTCTATAGATACAATTATATACGCAAAACTAGGGCTGCATTTGCCTGATTTATCTTTTGTGTATGAAGAATTTCAACCAACTTATGTAGATGACGATTAG
- a CDS encoding mitogen-activated protein kinase phosphatase 1, whose translation MIYERTDFETTKSKSEKSATVNDNKDEKWADAKSYHKNASPFKLINSFYMYNYMQLLINEGKNKSLFIIDLRSEELFKEGHIMNSVNINNVSRIMEIENEIKSKENIKIIFYEDEEVEYLNNYNYLLSKHFLNTKANFYFLKGGYTKFEGEYFFLCIKSYNGNSNSNSRTRIGNIQQYACSKLVPYINYPIKICSNLYLGNIVHINNSFINRFLRIKHIYDFTSSGFDIKNDEVLNYFRYNILKRKMEKNTNSLRNESVNYYNFLDIRMVYDVVYSLAHITSVKEDKAILTKLQKEKKCSSIVGSGKGYTNNLRICMGKNEFLLKNNEGNHLKKNEEKENVLIICNQGIKDQTKEKINSISLIICMCYIMYTKKYNLNLTLAYMLKICNNLSLSSQTRSFLQNFYQSLTKSNFNLEFYCNSRSNMQSKSNKSNSNSPIRSNSSSSGNSKSSNRRSNKESSSQLQIIKSENFRKLIKMYEIGKCYIMLNHSEEYILYVNQELMLNDIHIMKEKVEDKDFNSYECVMQSILFHIYNINHNKINFEEINNFLEILVKIINENKLENYRKMPYFSLIIINLCKALSVDEKDDKHSNIKPFMEEYENIKYNIFSLICNNIVTCIDFIIKNSYTNNAINNVTEEYEVTLKEKEENLKKRNIDKNTYMIFLALKYLLTSFFYFYVYPAIEKMRFSYMDRIYHTLQKIDTFADYYYSIFKININLINNKNYKAQICSSDNLPVYFSDILRPFIIINNYLN comes from the coding sequence ATGATTTATGAAAGAACAGATTTCGAAACTACGAAAAGCAAATCGGAAAAAAGTGCCACAGTTAATGATAACAAGGATGAAAAATGGGCAGATGCAAAATCATACCACAAGAATGCGTCaccttttaaattaataaattcgTTTTACATGTACAATTACATGCAATTACTAATAAATGAAGGGAAGAACAAAAGCTTATTCATTATTGACCTAAGATCTGAAGAACTATTTAAAGAAGGACATATAATGAACTCTGTTAACATTAACAATGTTAGTAGGATTATGGAAATAGAGAATGAGATAAAgtcaaaagaaaatataaaaattattttttatgaggATGAAGAGgttgaatatttaaataattacaattatttattgagcaaacattttttaaacacGAAAGctaatttctattttttgaaGGGGGGATACACAAAATTTGAAGGGgagtacttttttttatgtataaaaagttataatggtaacagtaatagtaacagtcGTACTAGGATTGGCAATATACAGCAATATGCATGTTCTAAACTTGTTCCCTATATTAATTACCCCATAAAAATTTGCAGTAACTTGTACTTGGGAAATATCGTTCATATTAACAATTCGTTTATAAACAGGTTCTTaagaataaaacatatatacgaTTTTACTTCCTCTGgttttgatataaaaaatgatgaagtaTTAAACTATTTCAGGTACAACATACTGAAgagaaaaatggaaaaaaatacaaattccTTAAGAAATGAATCAgttaattattacaattttttggACATTCGTATGGTCTATGATGTTGTGTACAGTTTAGCTCATATTACAAGTGTGAAAGAAGATAAAGCTATTCTTACCAAactacaaaaagaaaaaaagtgtaGCAGTATAGTAGGTAGTGGCAAAGGTTATACCAATAATTTAAGGATATGCATGGGTAAAAACGAATTTctactaaaaaataatgaggGTAAccatttaaagaaaaatgaggaaaaagaaaatgtcttaataatatgtaatcAGGGCATTAAAGATCAAActaaagagaaaataaatagtataagtttaataatttgcatgtgttatattatgtataccAAAAAATACAATCTTAATTTAACCCTTGCATATATGCTAAAGATATGCAATAATTTAAGTTTAAGTTCGCAAACAAGGAGctttttgcaaaatttcTACCAGTCCTTAACGAAaagtaattttaatttagaattttattgtaattcAAGGAGCAACATGCAGTCGAAAAGTAATAAGAGCAATAGTAATAGCCCTATCAGAAGCAATAGCAGTAGCAGTGGTAACAGTAAAAGTAGCAATCGTCGCTCGAATAAGGAATCGAGTTCTCAACTGCAAATCATAAAAAGTGAAAACTttagaaaattaataaaaatgtatgaaaTAGGCAAATGCTACATTATGTTAAATCATTCTGAGGAATATATTCTCTACGTAAATCAAGAGCTAATGCTCAATGACATTCATATAATGAAGGAAAAAGTGGAGGATAAGGATTTTAATTCCTATGAATGTGTAATGCAGTCCATtctatttcatatatataatattaaccataataaaataaattttgaagaaattaataattttttagaaatcctagtaaaaattataaatgagaataaattagaaaattatCGCAAAATgccatatttttcattaattataataaatttatgtaaagCATTATCAGTGGACGAAAAAGATGATAAACATAGTAATATAAAACCATTTATGGAAGAATATgagaatattaaatataatatattttccttaatttGTAACAATATTGTCACATGCAttgattttattataaaaaacagTTATACGAATAATGCAATTAATAATGTTACAGAAGAATATGAAGTAACACTGAAGGAGAAggaagaaaatttaaaaaaaaggaatatagataaaaacacatatatgatatttttagCACTGAAATATCTTTTAacatcctttttttatttttatgtctATCCTGCCATAGAAAAAATGAGATTTTCATACATGGATAGAATATATCATACGTTACAAAAAATTGATACATTTGccgattattattattctatttttaaaataaatattaatttaattaataataagaattataaaGCGCAAATATGCTCTTCTGATAACCTGCCCGTGTATTTTTCGGATATATTAAGACCCTTTATAATAATCAACAATTACTTGAATTAA
- a CDS encoding site-2 protease S2P — translation MGSRNKMLFYGNTQMAQKRYASNFLSLCKEKSYDYENYQSCISYIISFLPLLLICVIHLLINVNVDSFLLNICPILGFDGWGIVEPYLPYCIRNLINEEIVYTYLSYICPLLVFIYFNFIETKYLFFTNIVNFILERILGIEISHVTSGVNSFPTLYDYLRKL, via the exons ATGGGTTCAAGAAATAAAATGCTATTTTATGGAAACACACAAATGGCACAGAAAAGATACGCgagtaattttttatcattgtgtaaagaaaaaagttaTGATTATGAGAATTATCAGAGCTGTATATCATACATTATATCATTCctaccattattattaatttgtgTAATTCATCTTTTAATTAATGTAAATG TtgattcttttcttttaaatatatgccCTATTCTTGGATTTGATGGATGGGGAATCGTTGAGCCATATCTGCCTTACTGCATAAGGAACtt aaTCAACGAAGAGATTGTATACACCTATTTGTCTTATATATGCCCCCTCCttgttttcatatattttaattttattgaaacaaagtatcttttttttacaaacatTGTTAACTTTATATTAGAAAGGATTTTGGGAATTGAAATATCACATGTAACAAGTGGAGTTAACTCTTTCCCAACATTGTATGATTACCTTAGAAAACTATAg
- a CDS encoding hypothetical protein (conserved Plasmodium protein): MPHHLTSFVAALTGSISSGTCCGCIPFTFSPAVTPAIASSTAPISATIPNTVVPAAVASQSAITSTPVLGSVVAFFAPYLSFYKKCNIFEETKESPKKVDKMCQCNLISADELNYQSHDMLKEQSYLSREEIFEKNTDNEHCSSDNETVNNCNLNIKEEIIKEELNLLDHEKSFTSSEYSMHSFLEDAEMGTI; this comes from the coding sequence atgccGCATCATTTAACTTCGTTCGTTGCCGCTTTAACTGGATCGATTAGTTCAGGAACTTGCTGTGGATGTATCCCTTTCACGTTTTCCCCTGCTGTTACACCTGCAATTGCATCTTCAACTGCTCCCATATCAGCAACCATACCTAACACAGTTGTTCCTGCTGCTGTTGCATCTCAAAGTGCTATAACATCAACACCAGTCTTAGGAAGTGTTGTTGCGTTTTTTGCCCCGTATTTGTCTTTTTATAAGAAATGTAATATCTTCGAAGAAACGAAAGAAAGTCCTAAAAAGGTGGACAAAATGTGTCAGTGTAATTTAATCAGTGCAGATGAACTAAATTATCAAAGTCATGATATGCTAAAGGAACAATCGTATCTTAGCAGAGAAGagatttttgaaaaaaatactgATAACGAACATTGCTCTAGTGATAATGAAACAGTTAATAATTgcaatttaaatattaaggAGGAAATAATTAAGGAAGAATTGAATTTATTAGATCATGAAAAATCTTTTACCAGTAGTGAATATTCTATGCATTCCTTTCTAGAAGATGCAGAAATGGGAACAATTTAA
- a CDS encoding hypothetical protein (conserved Plasmodium protein), producing MSILKNQIKNIENNISFKEKKIETLDKEIGELKRASNVVYEKLINQKDVFLRKRKKNILTELKINSLKKEIIEACKSAEHTSGKITSTIEEWKGKKLKLYENEVAIKEINHNAIEQNSKYREKNDTVLSILNIFLTEKTKHNKDLKTLLEKKKDKIKALKKEVNKKNNQIISLCRYVLILDNTMVSNLHIIRKHINELIAFPYIKNHKRGETFTPLICLNLIDEVIEKQKQKRDLIQGPHYSDVGEIQTSGNSTPKNEDENKLELALNTQEFIELENFLL from the coding sequence ATgagtatattaaaaaatcaaattaaaaatatagaaaacaATATCtcatttaaagaaaaaaaaattgagacCTTAGATAAAGAAATTGGAGAATTAAAAAGAGCGTCTAACGTAGTTTATGagaaattaataaatcaGAAAGATGTGTTTTTaagaaagaggaaaaaaaatatattaacggaactgaaaataaatagtttaaaaaaagaaattatagaaGCATGTAAATCTGCTGAACATACCAGTGGTAAAATAACATCTACCATTGAAGAatggaaaggaaaaaaattgaagttGTACGAAAACGAGGTAgcaataaaagaaataaatcaTAATGCAATTGAACAAAATAGCAAATATCGTGAAAAGAATGATACAGTATTGTcaattttaaacatttttcttaCAGAGAAAACAAAACATAACAAAGATTTGAAAACAttacttgaaaaaaaaaaggataaaattaaagcattaaaaaaagaagttaataaaaagaataatcaGATTATTTCATTGTGCAgatatgttttaatattagATAATACAATGGTTTCTAATTTGCATATAATCAGAAAGCacataaatgaattaatagcatttccttatataaaaaatcataaaagGGGAGAAACTTTTACTCCTCTTATATGTTTAAATCTAATAGATGAAGTaatagaaaaacaaaaacaaaaaagagatTTAATTCAGGGTCCACATTATAGTGATGTCGGTGAAATACAAACAAGTGGAAACAGTACTCCTAAAAATGAGGATGAAAATAAGTTAGAACTTGCACTAAATACCCAAGAATTTATAGAGTTAGAAAACTTCTTATTATGA
- a CDS encoding hypothetical protein (conserved Plasmodium protein), which yields MKYIERNVPENRSYYEDREHGAMRKEYKTNYKRVLWPINVGIYDVDDKNIKKELCLIVTNIPVYWTKCDITWFFREYFYKLAINDSIAFPLIEQVYLIKNEPSAILACHDGASREIIQSLSSCMLRSVKDEKNILLTIHPYYKKPDEDEKEKVRHRERERQKENEKQDSERDACHVEKNVEIEEEGCNEDKNRTVRNLRKRSLTPPRTENGMEWPRNLDVRSCNNHELRRRLCVFGRYKPLHWGAKELSLFLKYYFETLKRDNANFEIPEISDMWADKGTHLVTFACKNEKSRFNMLLIRACYLNEEDAKNNLKNSLRVWVQFEKWTPYKNSFTDRYKNNKMQRNDFFNKYNPIHEHSIDKNSYKNRILRKPLYDSFSRNKTNSFRTNLNLHNKLNHTSNYIYHKEDRNKRNYNNVKNNYANRSRSPYFNKYKKKYSPSPSLKNYYKTKKFRKSHSIDSRKEEVDSYWSKSNNKPHNRNFSRSFSRK from the exons ATGAAATATATTGAGAGAAATGTTCCGGAGAACAGATCTTACTATGAAGATAGGGAACATGGGGCTATgagaaaagaatataaaaccAACTATAAAAGAGTGTTATGGCCAATTAATGTTGGAATATATGATGttgatgataaaaatataaaaaaggaattgtGTTTAATTGTAACAAACATACCTGTTTATTGGACTAAATGCGATATTACTTGGTTTTTtagagaatatttttataagttAGCTATTAATGATAGTATTGCTTTCCCCTTAATTGAACAAGTGTATTTAATTAAGAATGAACCTTCAGCAATTTTGGCTTGTCATGATGGTGCTTCAAGAGAAATAATTCAGAGCTTATCTAGTTGTATGCTAAGAAGTGTTAAGGATGAAAAgaacattttattaacaattcACCCATACTATAAAAAGCCTGACGAggatgaaaaggaaaaagtgaGACATAGAGAAAGGGAAagacaaaaagaaaatgaaaaacaggATAGTGAAAGAGATGCATGTCATGTAGAAAAGAACGTAGAAATAGAAGAAGAAGGCTGTaatgaagataaaaatagaaCTGTCAGGAATCTCCGAAAACGCTCATTAACCCCACCAAGaa CAGAAAACGGAATGGAATGGCCAAGAAATCTTGATGTAAGGAGTTGCAATAATCATGAGCTGAGAAGGAGACTGTGCGTTTTCGGAAGATATAAACCTTTACATTGGGGGGCAAAAGAATTATCACTATTCTTGAAATACTATTTTGAAACATTAAAAAGGGATAACGCAAATTTTGAAATTCCAGAAATAAGTGATATGTGGGCAGATAAGGGAACACATTTAGTTACATTTGCTTGTAAAAATGAGAAGTCCAGATTTAACATGCTGTTAATAAGAGCGTGttatttaaatgaagaagatgcaaaaaataatttaaaaaattctttaagAGTATGGGTTCAATTTGAAAAATGGACACCCTATAAGAATTCATTTACAGATAggtacaaaaataataaaatgcagagaaatgatttttttaataaatataatccTATTCATGAACACTCTATTGATAAGaatagttataaaaatagaatcTTAAGAAAACCATTATATGACAGTTTTTcaagaaataaaacaaattccTTTAGAACAAATTTgaatttacataataaattaaatcatACCTCAAATTACATTTATCATAAAGAAGATAGAAACAAGAGAAATTacaataatgtaaaaaataattatgccAATAGATCCCGCTCCccatattttaacaaatacaaaaaaaaatattctccATCTCCTTCccttaaaaattattataaaacaaaaaaatttagaaaatcgCATTCAATTGATTCACGTAAGGAAGAAGTGGATAGTTACTGGAGTAAGAGTAATAACAAACCCCATAATCGTAACTTTTCACGTTCTTTCTCGAGAAAATAA